The Elgaria multicarinata webbii isolate HBS135686 ecotype San Diego chromosome 1, rElgMul1.1.pri, whole genome shotgun sequence genome has a window encoding:
- the TOR3A gene encoding torsin-3A isoform X2 yields MARRVLLLCFCLCYGCTGGQGPARQSRPWERREAAPSSALLGDEHYERLQSHLGAVRALSRRYWHLVACKVWQEDCEEKEEEEEKEAAAAAAEEAGGGGQVVLERRGWSLPIMSEIVSSWYCSFGRCCATGDCRVTNNITGLELDLSSRLHGQHLAKDVVLKAIQGFLETPQPEKALSLSFHGWSGTGKNFVARLIAEHLYRDGLKSDCAKVFISLFHFPHSKYVDIYKVQLAKQISETVQLCEQSLFIFDEAEKLHVDLLDALKPYVDHYDSIDTVDYRRSIFLFLSNTGGNIINEVALDFWQAGRSREEITMEYLEKHLRTELLEGTEGYARNHLLEDNLIDFLVPFLPLEYRHVKLCARDAFLARGLPFTEEALDEVARMMVFVPKEEKLFSAQGCKSVSQRINYFLP; encoded by the exons ATGGCGCGCAGAGTGTTGCTACTTTGTTTCTGCCTCTGTTATGGCTGTACGGGCGGCCAGGGCCCGGCCCGGCAGAGCAGGCCATGGGAGCGCAGGGAAGCAGCTCCGAGCTCAGCCCTCCTGGGCGACGAGCACTATGAGAGGCTGCAGAGCCACCTGGGCGCCGTGAGGGCCCTCTCCCGGAGGTATTGGCACTTGGTGGCCTGCAAGGTTTGGCAGGAGGActgtgaggagaaggaagaggaggaggagaaggaggcggcggcggcggcggcggaagaGGCCGGAGGAGGCGGCCAAGTCGTCCTGGAACGACGAG GGTGGAGTTTGCCCATCATGAGCGAGATTGTCTCCAGCTGGTACTGCAGCTTTGGCAGGTGCTGTGCAACAGGAGACTGCAGAGTGACCAACAACATCACAG GGTTAGAGCTGGACCTGAGCAGCAGACTCCATGGACAACACCTGGCGAAAGATGTTGTGCTGAAGGCCATTCAAGGCTTCCTGGAGACCCCACAGCCAGAGAAAGCGCTGAGTCTTTCCTTCCACGGCTGGTCTGGCACGGGCAAGAACTTTGTGGCCCGCCTAATAGCGGAACATCTTTACCGGGATGGCCTGAAGAGTGACTGTGCCAAAGTCTTCATCTCACTATTTCACTTCCCCCATTCCAAATATGTGGACATATACAAG GTCCAGCTGGCAAAACAGATCAGCGAGACAGTGCAGCTCTGTGAGCAGTCATTGTTCATCTTTGACGAGGCCGAGAAGCTGCATGTCGACCTCCTAGATGCCCTAAAACCCTACGTGGATCACTATGACAGCATCGACACAGTGGATTACCGACGGTCCATCTTCTTATTCCTTAG TAACACTGGTGGCAATATCATCAATGAGGTCGCCCTAGACTTCTGGCAAGCTGGTCGATCCAGAGAGGAAATCACTATGGAGTACTTGGAGAAGCACCTGAGGACAGAgcttctggagggcacag aGGGTTACGCCCGTAACCACCTTCTAGAAGACAACCTCATAGACTTTCTGGTccctttcctgcctctggagTACCGCCACGTGAAGCTGTGTGCTCGGGACGCTTTCCTAGCCCGGGGTCTTCCGTTCACTGAAGAGGCACTGGATGAGGTTGCAAGGATGATGGTGTTCGTTCCCAAGGAGGAGAAACTATTCTCTGCTCAGGGTTGCAAGTCAGTCTCACAGCGTATAAACTACTTCCTTCCCTAA
- the TOR3A gene encoding torsin-3A isoform X1: MARRVLLLCFCLCYGCTGGQGPARQSRPWERREAAPSSALLGDEHYERLQSHLGAVRALSRRYWHLVACKVWQEDCEEKEEEEEKEAAAAAAEEAGGGGQVVLERRGWSLPIMSEIVSSWYCSFGRCCATGDCRVTNNITGLELDLSSRLHGQHLAKDVVLKAIQGFLETPQPEKALSLSFHGWSGTGKNFVARLIAEHLYRDGLKSDCAKVFISLFHFPHSKYVDIYKVQLAKQISETVQLCEQSLFIFDEAEKLHVDLLDALKPYVDHYDSIDTVDYRRSIFLFLSNTGGNIINEVALDFWQAGRSREEITMEYLEKHLRTELLEGTAEGYARNHLLEDNLIDFLVPFLPLEYRHVKLCARDAFLARGLPFTEEALDEVARMMVFVPKEEKLFSAQGCKSVSQRINYFLP; this comes from the exons ATGGCGCGCAGAGTGTTGCTACTTTGTTTCTGCCTCTGTTATGGCTGTACGGGCGGCCAGGGCCCGGCCCGGCAGAGCAGGCCATGGGAGCGCAGGGAAGCAGCTCCGAGCTCAGCCCTCCTGGGCGACGAGCACTATGAGAGGCTGCAGAGCCACCTGGGCGCCGTGAGGGCCCTCTCCCGGAGGTATTGGCACTTGGTGGCCTGCAAGGTTTGGCAGGAGGActgtgaggagaaggaagaggaggaggagaaggaggcggcggcggcggcggcggaagaGGCCGGAGGAGGCGGCCAAGTCGTCCTGGAACGACGAG GGTGGAGTTTGCCCATCATGAGCGAGATTGTCTCCAGCTGGTACTGCAGCTTTGGCAGGTGCTGTGCAACAGGAGACTGCAGAGTGACCAACAACATCACAG GGTTAGAGCTGGACCTGAGCAGCAGACTCCATGGACAACACCTGGCGAAAGATGTTGTGCTGAAGGCCATTCAAGGCTTCCTGGAGACCCCACAGCCAGAGAAAGCGCTGAGTCTTTCCTTCCACGGCTGGTCTGGCACGGGCAAGAACTTTGTGGCCCGCCTAATAGCGGAACATCTTTACCGGGATGGCCTGAAGAGTGACTGTGCCAAAGTCTTCATCTCACTATTTCACTTCCCCCATTCCAAATATGTGGACATATACAAG GTCCAGCTGGCAAAACAGATCAGCGAGACAGTGCAGCTCTGTGAGCAGTCATTGTTCATCTTTGACGAGGCCGAGAAGCTGCATGTCGACCTCCTAGATGCCCTAAAACCCTACGTGGATCACTATGACAGCATCGACACAGTGGATTACCGACGGTCCATCTTCTTATTCCTTAG TAACACTGGTGGCAATATCATCAATGAGGTCGCCCTAGACTTCTGGCAAGCTGGTCGATCCAGAGAGGAAATCACTATGGAGTACTTGGAGAAGCACCTGAGGACAGAgcttctggagggcacag cagaGGGTTACGCCCGTAACCACCTTCTAGAAGACAACCTCATAGACTTTCTGGTccctttcctgcctctggagTACCGCCACGTGAAGCTGTGTGCTCGGGACGCTTTCCTAGCCCGGGGTCTTCCGTTCACTGAAGAGGCACTGGATGAGGTTGCAAGGATGATGGTGTTCGTTCCCAAGGAGGAGAAACTATTCTCTGCTCAGGGTTGCAAGTCAGTCTCACAGCGTATAAACTACTTCCTTCCCTAA